The following are encoded in a window of Solidesulfovibrio magneticus RS-1 genomic DNA:
- a CDS encoding PAS domain S-box protein, with amino-acid sequence MVVALSVDGEEGRGTGFPVAGVVVGDGGRLGFFLAALPADCPAAVVVLATGPGPWDLTALAGPGRPSVVAAESGARLSPGVVYLGLAGDGWTVAGDQLRQHSPGLADDPADLFFASLARECGPCAAAVLLDGGATAGVRAVRAAGGLVLAAGDAQELPGAFAGPWSGAVPDAVLPPAAMGAALAAYWSDLGCGVPGGRPAVQTDPRQTESDHAALGRVRELLAALANHDAQDYKSGTLMRRCKKRMMLAASPSLADYADRLADDPEELARLFDDMLIGVTAFFRDPEAFALIENMALPDILGRLEPGEVMRVWAAACSTGEEAYSLAMLLAERPEVREGQRAIKLFATDIDAKALETARRGVYHARHAAALSPGRREAFCRPSGNACQMARQLRESMVFAVHNLLRDPPFLGMDLIVCRNFLIYLNPEAQAKVLSLFAHALRPGGYLLLGPAEAIGSAQAFFATVDKSWRLFRRMPATAAVPSPTRFVPPPALAQPDNAPLRTVAPNHEGLAEASLLARYAPPAVLVTPQEQIVRFVGDLNAFLELAPGEPSLSLGKLVKKTLRPAVREVLAAVARDGGEQAAGPAALPGVAGGVLVRGLPVTDAWGGQAYTLLVFEPQPAGPAAAPTASPPPEQVELVVRYETALERLGDDLGRAVSRYETLTEELRAANEELVGANEELQSSNEEMDASREELQSLNEELNFVNAELQHKVDELAKARGFVENLLAATNVPTLVLDASLAVARFTPATTCLFHFAPTDLGRPIVNIKTTFEASRLLDDCRQVLAGAGIIEREVRCEDGRWFVLRVYPFRSPEGAVDGVVLTFGEVTALKEAEAVLRRGQAELEALVARRTEELREKARLLDLAPVMVRDLDGRITYWNTGAQELFGYAPQEALGQVSWELLSTEFPQPVPVIMEELLQKGRWTGELRKRAKDGRPIDLAVTWVLNRDAASRPVSLLEVASDVTERNRLEEQARRWDRVFQSAEFGLAHVNAKDNTFIEVNPAFARQRGYEPDELLGKPLFQLIPEEDRLRVGQAIAGFDAAGHGVVETEHIRKDGSRFPVLVEVTTLRDAAGTTISRVAYALDISERKQAEEALRDMARFPGENPNPVLRVLPDFTVVYANPASLELLESLGGAPGQPLPQALLPLAAAAFGQGVRASGEIGVGSRLFAFFVQPVPGRGYANAYGLDITERKRAEEALAASEARYHGLFEAMAEGMCLLAMVRDEAGEVVDYRILDVNPGYAAILGISREQATGGSVREIYGVDAPPNLDVYQRIVETGRPESFETYFPPLRKHLGVSAMRTGPDQFAVIFEDATARVEATNALARSEERLRQLVESAPDAIIVQCEGKFASVNAAAARLFGAARPEALIGQDILPMIHPDSRETVRHRIRSVNEGRSSQPLVELRYQRLDGSSVPVEAVAVPFEHQGKPASLVFTRDITERLRAAEEKRRQDALAAAVARIQGAYVSGQSAEAIFAAALAEVVAATKSCFGFVAELVEDASGRPVQRLLAVSDRCKDGVSGPMLSSETARKLVFAATDELLAAACQAGEPVIANEPTGDPGGCGRLPEGHPPLEAFLGLPLLHGQECVGAIGLANRAGGYDAALAEQIRPLAEACARIIERLRLDRRLIAAKKAAEAASRSKSEFLANMSHEIRTPLNGVLGMLQLLDGTDLDAEQGEYVDNAVKASKRLTRLLSDILDLSLVESGRLVIRQEAVDPADLRGAVMDLFSLPAREKGLALSVALDPSLPGRLWADEARLRQILFNLVGNAVKFTDAGGVSVHIAPASRQFDAAFHLLVIVTDTGIGIPDDELGVIFEPFGQVEGVYVRRFGGAGLGLSIVRRLVRLMGGEIAVESELGRGTSFHVSLPLARHVSGGPVSAQPPVRPSQDGPRPLRLLLAEDDAVSLMSFARMLEKAGHAVDVAENGAEAAAKAARATYDCILMDVQMPVMDGVAATRAIRENAALGDRAKTPIVAMTAYAMAGDREKFLAAGMDDYVSKPVDAKELERVLARVTGRGQD; translated from the coding sequence ATGGTCGTTGCCTTGTCGGTCGATGGGGAGGAAGGACGCGGCACGGGTTTCCCCGTAGCCGGGGTCGTGGTCGGGGATGGCGGGCGCCTCGGGTTTTTTTTGGCTGCCCTGCCCGCTGACTGCCCCGCAGCCGTGGTGGTGCTGGCGACCGGGCCGGGGCCTTGGGACCTGACCGCCCTGGCTGGGCCGGGCCGGCCGTCCGTGGTTGCGGCAGAAAGCGGAGCGAGGCTTTCGCCGGGAGTGGTGTACCTGGGCTTGGCCGGCGACGGCTGGACCGTGGCCGGCGACCAGTTGCGGCAACATTCGCCGGGGCTGGCCGATGACCCCGCTGATCTGTTTTTCGCCTCCCTGGCCCGGGAGTGCGGGCCGTGCGCGGCTGCGGTCCTGCTGGACGGCGGCGCGACGGCCGGCGTGCGGGCCGTGCGGGCCGCCGGGGGACTGGTGTTGGCCGCCGGTGACGCGCAGGAGCTTCCGGGCGCGTTTGCCGGGCCGTGGAGCGGCGCGGTGCCTGACGCGGTCCTGCCGCCGGCCGCCATGGGGGCGGCCCTGGCCGCTTATTGGTCCGACCTGGGTTGTGGCGTTCCAGGCGGCCGGCCGGCCGTCCAGACGGACCCGCGCCAGACGGAGTCGGACCATGCGGCACTGGGGCGGGTGCGGGAACTGCTGGCCGCCTTGGCCAACCACGACGCCCAGGACTACAAGAGCGGCACGCTCATGCGCCGCTGCAAGAAACGCATGATGTTGGCGGCAAGCCCGAGCCTGGCCGACTACGCCGACCGCCTGGCCGACGATCCCGAGGAACTGGCCCGGCTTTTTGACGACATGCTCATCGGCGTCACCGCGTTTTTCCGCGATCCCGAAGCCTTTGCCCTGATCGAGAACATGGCCCTGCCCGACATTCTGGGCCGGCTGGAACCCGGGGAAGTCATGCGGGTCTGGGCGGCGGCCTGTTCCACCGGCGAGGAAGCCTACAGCCTGGCCATGCTTCTGGCCGAGCGTCCCGAGGTCCGGGAGGGCCAGCGGGCGATCAAGCTTTTCGCCACCGACATCGACGCCAAGGCCCTGGAAACGGCCCGGCGGGGCGTCTACCACGCCCGCCATGCCGCCGCCCTGTCCCCGGGCCGGCGCGAGGCCTTTTGCCGCCCAAGCGGCAACGCCTGCCAGATGGCCCGGCAGCTGCGCGAATCCATGGTCTTTGCCGTGCACAACTTGTTGCGCGACCCGCCCTTTCTGGGCATGGATCTGATCGTCTGCCGCAATTTTCTGATTTACTTGAATCCCGAAGCCCAGGCCAAGGTGCTGTCGCTTTTTGCCCATGCCCTGCGTCCCGGCGGCTATCTGCTCCTGGGGCCGGCCGAGGCCATCGGTTCGGCCCAGGCTTTTTTCGCCACCGTGGACAAGTCCTGGCGACTGTTTCGGCGCATGCCGGCCACGGCCGCCGTGCCGTCGCCCACGCGGTTCGTGCCCCCGCCGGCGTTGGCCCAGCCCGACAACGCGCCGCTTCGGACCGTCGCTCCCAACCATGAAGGGCTGGCCGAGGCCTCGCTTCTGGCCCGCTATGCTCCGCCGGCCGTGCTGGTGACACCCCAGGAACAGATCGTGCGCTTTGTGGGCGATCTCAATGCGTTTTTGGAGCTGGCTCCGGGCGAGCCGAGCCTGTCCCTGGGCAAACTCGTGAAAAAAACCCTGCGTCCGGCCGTGCGCGAGGTGCTGGCCGCCGTGGCCCGGGACGGCGGCGAGCAAGCGGCTGGGCCGGCCGCCCTGCCTGGCGTTGCCGGCGGCGTGCTGGTGCGCGGCCTGCCCGTGACCGACGCCTGGGGCGGGCAGGCCTATACGTTGCTCGTCTTCGAACCCCAGCCCGCGGGGCCGGCCGCCGCGCCGACCGCTTCGCCGCCGCCCGAGCAGGTCGAGCTGGTCGTGCGCTACGAGACGGCTTTGGAGCGTCTGGGCGACGACCTGGGCCGGGCCGTGTCGCGCTACGAAACCCTGACCGAGGAGCTGCGCGCCGCCAACGAGGAGCTGGTCGGGGCCAACGAGGAGCTGCAATCCTCTAACGAAGAGATGGACGCCTCGCGCGAGGAACTCCAGTCGCTCAACGAGGAACTCAATTTCGTCAACGCCGAGCTCCAGCACAAAGTCGATGAACTGGCCAAGGCCCGGGGCTTTGTGGAAAACCTCCTGGCCGCCACCAACGTCCCGACCCTGGTCCTGGACGCCTCGCTGGCCGTGGCGCGCTTCACTCCGGCGACGACCTGCCTGTTTCATTTCGCGCCAACCGACCTCGGCCGGCCCATAGTCAATATCAAGACCACGTTCGAGGCCTCGCGCCTGCTCGATGACTGCCGGCAGGTCCTGGCCGGAGCCGGGATCATCGAACGCGAGGTGCGCTGCGAGGACGGCCGCTGGTTTGTCCTGCGGGTCTATCCCTTCCGGTCGCCCGAGGGTGCGGTGGACGGCGTGGTGCTGACCTTTGGCGAGGTGACGGCGCTCAAGGAGGCCGAGGCGGTGCTGCGCCGGGGCCAGGCCGAACTGGAAGCGCTGGTGGCCCGGCGCACCGAGGAACTGCGCGAAAAGGCCCGGCTCCTGGATCTCGCCCCGGTCATGGTGCGTGACCTCGACGGCCGGATCACCTATTGGAACACCGGCGCCCAGGAGCTTTTCGGCTACGCCCCGCAAGAAGCCCTGGGTCAGGTCTCCTGGGAGCTGCTGTCCACCGAGTTTCCCCAGCCGGTCCCGGTCATCATGGAGGAGTTGCTGCAAAAAGGCCGCTGGACCGGGGAACTGCGCAAGCGGGCCAAGGACGGCCGGCCCATTGATCTGGCCGTGACCTGGGTGCTCAACCGCGACGCGGCCAGCCGGCCGGTCTCCCTCCTGGAGGTGGCCAGCGACGTCACCGAGCGCAACCGCCTGGAAGAACAGGCCCGGCGCTGGGACCGGGTGTTTCAAAGCGCCGAGTTCGGCCTGGCCCATGTCAACGCCAAGGACAACACCTTCATCGAGGTCAATCCGGCCTTTGCCCGACAGCGGGGCTATGAACCGGACGAACTCCTGGGCAAGCCGCTCTTCCAGCTCATCCCCGAGGAGGACCGGCTCCGGGTCGGCCAGGCCATCGCCGGCTTTGACGCTGCGGGCCACGGCGTGGTGGAGACCGAGCATATCCGCAAGGACGGCAGCCGGTTCCCGGTCCTGGTGGAAGTGACCACCCTGCGCGACGCCGCCGGCACCACGATTTCGCGCGTGGCCTACGCCCTGGACATCTCCGAGCGCAAGCAGGCCGAGGAGGCGCTTCGCGACATGGCCCGGTTCCCGGGGGAAAACCCCAATCCGGTGCTGCGCGTTCTGCCCGACTTCACGGTTGTCTACGCCAACCCAGCCAGCCTGGAGCTTTTGGAATCCTTGGGCGGCGCACCGGGCCAGCCCCTGCCCCAGGCCCTGCTTCCCCTGGCGGCGGCGGCCTTTGGCCAGGGCGTGCGGGCCAGCGGCGAAATCGGCGTGGGCTCCCGCCTGTTCGCCTTTTTCGTCCAGCCCGTGCCCGGCCGCGGCTACGCCAACGCCTACGGCCTGGACATCACCGAGCGCAAACGGGCCGAGGAGGCCCTGGCCGCCAGCGAAGCCCGTTACCACGGCCTGTTTGAAGCCATGGCCGAGGGCATGTGCCTGCTGGCCATGGTGCGCGACGAGGCCGGGGAGGTGGTCGATTACCGCATCCTGGACGTCAACCCCGGCTACGCGGCCATCCTTGGCATCTCCCGGGAGCAAGCCACGGGCGGCAGCGTGCGGGAGATCTACGGGGTGGACGCGCCGCCCAATCTCGACGTTTACCAGCGTATCGTGGAAACCGGCCGGCCCGAATCCTTCGAGACCTATTTCCCACCGCTGCGAAAACACCTGGGTGTCTCGGCCATGCGCACCGGGCCGGACCAGTTCGCCGTGATTTTCGAGGACGCCACGGCCCGGGTCGAGGCAACAAACGCCCTGGCCCGCAGCGAGGAACGGCTGCGCCAGCTCGTGGAGTCCGCCCCGGACGCCATCATCGTCCAGTGCGAGGGCAAATTCGCTTCGGTCAATGCGGCGGCGGCCCGCCTGTTTGGCGCCGCCAGGCCCGAAGCGTTGATCGGCCAAGACATCCTGCCCATGATCCACCCCGATTCTCGTGAAACCGTTCGGCATCGCATCCGCAGCGTCAACGAGGGCCGAAGCAGTCAGCCTCTGGTGGAACTACGCTACCAACGCCTGGATGGAAGTTCGGTCCCCGTGGAAGCCGTGGCCGTGCCTTTCGAGCACCAGGGCAAGCCGGCGAGCCTCGTCTTTACCCGCGACATCACCGAACGGCTCCGGGCGGCCGAGGAAAAACGCCGTCAAGACGCCCTGGCCGCGGCCGTGGCCCGCATCCAGGGGGCCTACGTCTCGGGCCAGTCCGCCGAAGCGATTTTTGCCGCGGCCCTGGCCGAGGTGGTGGCCGCCACGAAGAGCTGCTTCGGCTTCGTGGCCGAACTCGTTGAGGATGCCTCGGGACGCCCCGTCCAGCGGCTTCTGGCCGTGTCCGACCGCTGCAAGGATGGGGTTTCCGGGCCGATGTTGTCTTCCGAGACCGCCCGCAAACTGGTCTTTGCCGCCACGGACGAGCTTTTGGCCGCCGCCTGCCAGGCTGGCGAACCGGTCATCGCCAACGAACCAACCGGCGACCCCGGAGGCTGCGGCCGGTTGCCCGAGGGCCATCCGCCCCTTGAGGCTTTTCTGGGACTTCCGTTGCTGCATGGGCAGGAATGCGTGGGGGCCATCGGCCTGGCCAACCGGGCGGGCGGTTACGACGCGGCCCTGGCCGAGCAGATCCGCCCCCTGGCCGAGGCCTGCGCCCGGATCATCGAACGCCTGCGCCTAGACCGCCGGCTCATTGCCGCCAAAAAGGCGGCCGAGGCGGCCAGCCGCTCCAAGTCCGAATTCCTGGCCAACATGAGCCACGAGATCCGAACGCCCTTAAACGGCGTGCTCGGGATGCTCCAGTTGCTCGACGGCACGGACCTCGACGCGGAACAGGGCGAATACGTGGACAACGCGGTCAAGGCCTCCAAGCGGCTCACGCGCCTGCTCTCGGACATCCTTGATCTGTCCCTGGTGGAGTCGGGCCGGTTGGTCATCCGCCAGGAAGCCGTGGACCCGGCCGACCTGCGCGGCGCGGTCATGGACCTGTTTTCCCTGCCGGCCCGGGAGAAAGGCCTGGCCCTGTCCGTGGCCCTCGATCCGTCCCTGCCCGGGCGTTTGTGGGCTGACGAGGCCAGACTGCGGCAGATTCTCTTCAACCTCGTGGGCAACGCCGTCAAATTCACCGACGCCGGGGGCGTGTCCGTGCATATCGCTCCGGCCTCCCGGCAGTTCGACGCGGCCTTCCATCTGCTGGTCATCGTGACCGACACCGGCATCGGCATCCCCGACGACGAACTGGGCGTCATTTTCGAGCCGTTTGGCCAAGTGGAGGGCGTCTATGTGCGCCGGTTCGGCGGCGCCGGGCTGGGGCTGTCCATCGTGCGCCGGCTGGTGCGGCTCATGGGCGGCGAGATCGCCGTGGAAAGCGAGCTCGGGCGAGGCACGTCCTTCCACGTGTCCCTGCCCTTGGCCCGCCATGTGTCGGGCGGGCCGGTTTCGGCCCAGCCGCCGGTCAGGCCGTCCCAGGACGGCCCCAGGCCCTTGCGGCTGCTTCTGGCCGAGGACGATGCCGTCAGCCTCATGAGCTTTGCCCGGATGCTCGAAAAAGCCGGCCATGCCGTGGACGTGGCCGAAAACGGGGCCGAGGCGGCGGCCAAGGCTGCCCGCGCGACCTATGACTGCATCCTCATGGACGTGCAGATGCCGGTGATGGACGGCGTGGCCGCCACCCGGGCCATCCGCGAAAACGCCGCCCTGGGGGACCGGGCCAAAACGCCCATCGTGGCCATGACCGCCTACGCCATGGCCGGGGACCGGGAAAAATTCCTGGCCGCCGGCATGGACGACTACGTGAGTAAGCCCGTGGACGCCAAGGAACTGGAGCGGGTGTTGGCCCGGGTGACCGGGCGCGGGCAGGATTGA
- a CDS encoding MucR family transcriptional regulator gives MEEYLQSALEIVKAQAGSRPMTEEEILSMVKSVASGIAALTTGQPVLGQEEAAAPGMDPKKSIKEASIACLECGKSFKVITRKHLASHGLTPEEYRAKYGFKKTQALACKSLARERRAKMKDMKLWERRQKPE, from the coding sequence ATGGAAGAGTATCTGCAAAGCGCCCTGGAGATCGTCAAAGCCCAGGCCGGCTCGCGTCCCATGACCGAGGAAGAAATTTTGAGCATGGTCAAATCCGTGGCCAGCGGCATTGCCGCCTTGACCACGGGCCAGCCTGTCCTCGGACAGGAAGAAGCGGCCGCTCCCGGCATGGACCCCAAGAAGTCCATTAAGGAAGCCTCCATTGCCTGTTTGGAGTGCGGCAAATCCTTCAAGGTCATCACCCGCAAGCACCTGGCCTCCCACGGCCTGACTCCCGAGGAGTACCGGGCCAAGTACGGCTTTAAAAAGACCCAGGCCCTGGCCTGCAAGTCCCTGGCCCGGGAACGCCGGGCCAAGATGAAGGACATGAAGCTCTGGGAACGCCGCCAGAAGCCGGAATAG
- a CDS encoding acyltransferase, which yields MPHWFSCRLRQAEELLSRVHEPEAVLELLAIIEAPPLEYDTVSRISLYAETLPKAEEHPFTPGERHMHFLWDAFDKLPLSLIVPFAIPFRRLLARRLFGACGAAFTAEENVRFNFARLLRVGEGVFLNRNVYLDAKGGVTLGDGVALAEDVRVFTHSHGEASHIERIYRPVAVGDYAKVYAGAILLPGVTVGRQAIVAAGSLVVHDVPDGMVAAGRPAKVIRERRTEGRDGADLEHIWLF from the coding sequence GTGCCCCACTGGTTTTCCTGCCGCCTGCGCCAGGCGGAAGAGCTCCTTTCCCGCGTCCACGAACCCGAGGCCGTGCTGGAGCTTCTGGCCATCATCGAAGCGCCGCCCCTGGAATATGACACCGTCAGCCGCATCTCCCTCTACGCCGAAACCCTGCCCAAGGCCGAGGAGCATCCCTTCACCCCAGGCGAGCGCCACATGCATTTCCTGTGGGACGCCTTCGACAAGCTGCCCCTGTCGCTTATCGTACCCTTTGCCATCCCCTTTCGGCGGCTGCTGGCCCGGCGGCTGTTCGGGGCCTGCGGGGCGGCCTTTACCGCCGAGGAAAACGTGCGCTTCAACTTCGCCCGGCTGCTGCGGGTGGGCGAAGGCGTGTTTTTAAACCGCAACGTCTATCTCGACGCCAAGGGCGGCGTGACCCTGGGCGACGGCGTGGCCCTGGCCGAGGACGTGCGGGTTTTCACCCACAGCCACGGCGAAGCCTCGCACATCGAGCGCATTTACCGGCCGGTGGCCGTTGGCGACTACGCCAAGGTCTACGCCGGAGCGATCCTGCTGCCGGGCGTGACCGTGGGCCGGCAGGCCATCGTGGCCGCCGGCTCCCTGGTCGTCCACGACGTGCCCGACGGCATGGTGGCGGCCGGACGGCCGGCCAAGGTCATCCGGGAGCGGCGCACCGAAGGCCGCGACGGGGCCGACCTCGAACACATCTGGCTCTTCTGA
- a CDS encoding carcinine hydrolase/isopenicillin-N N-acyltransferase family protein, whose product MVQGFRFLVVACLLVLAVLALPQAVRACTLWAVNGSDVAGGGSLLVKNRDYPPGHPTSFALVTPKYGHKVMAMLSTGTGQPTMVGGVNEKGLAVITAAVGSIPRAERKRRTQAGGLVYPVRPMLERFATVREVVAAKDLLAGVRPIFAIVADAHEVAVLESSGQAWKIEVMAREAFTAHTNHPLLVDTPDMRQEPDAPGSVVRLNRIRELWAALKKPADLAAVAALAQDQADGPDRSILRTGSAPGKARTVGLLAAWLPPAGGAPKVIIRVIDPLGAGQAEASLTLDAAFWNAAPPPGQSRILLQ is encoded by the coding sequence ATGGTTCAAGGCTTCCGTTTCCTGGTCGTCGCCTGTCTGTTGGTGTTGGCCGTCCTGGCCCTGCCCCAAGCTGTACGGGCTTGCACCCTGTGGGCGGTAAACGGTTCTGACGTGGCCGGCGGCGGTTCCCTGCTGGTCAAAAACCGCGACTATCCGCCGGGCCATCCGACCTCGTTTGCCCTGGTGACGCCCAAGTACGGCCACAAGGTCATGGCCATGCTGTCCACGGGCACGGGCCAGCCGACCATGGTCGGCGGCGTCAACGAAAAGGGGCTGGCCGTGATCACGGCGGCGGTGGGTTCCATCCCGCGCGCCGAGCGCAAAAGGCGCACCCAAGCCGGCGGCCTGGTCTATCCGGTGCGGCCCATGCTGGAGCGGTTCGCCACGGTGCGCGAGGTGGTGGCCGCCAAGGACCTGCTGGCCGGCGTGCGCCCCATTTTCGCCATCGTGGCCGACGCCCATGAGGTGGCCGTGCTGGAATCCTCGGGCCAGGCCTGGAAGATCGAGGTCATGGCGCGCGAGGCGTTCACGGCCCACACCAACCATCCGCTTTTGGTCGATACCCCGGACATGCGCCAGGAGCCGGACGCGCCCGGGAGTGTTGTGCGGTTAAACCGCATCCGGGAACTGTGGGCGGCGCTCAAAAAACCGGCCGATCTGGCCGCCGTGGCCGCCCTGGCCCAGGATCAGGCCGACGGGCCGGACCGGTCGATCCTGCGCACCGGCTCGGCCCCGGGCAAGGCCCGCACCGTGGGCTTGCTGGCCGCCTGGCTGCCGCCGGCCGGCGGCGCGCCAAAGGTCATCATCCGGGTCATCGACCCGTTGGGCGCGGGCCAAGCCGAGGCAAGCCTGACCCTGGACGCCGCCTTCTGGAATGCGGCCCCGCCTCCGGGGCAGTCGCGCATCCTTTTGCAGTAG